In Silene latifolia isolate original U9 population chromosome X, ASM4854445v1, whole genome shotgun sequence, the following proteins share a genomic window:
- the LOC141620310 gene encoding uncharacterized protein LOC141620310 has product MDFHVKEGGKEWRVTGFYGWPSVSDRHLSWALLRLLHGQSSLPWICIGDFNEILYSTEMKGGSRAQWKMNNFQAAIDDCGLKDMAWEGYAYTFDNGQAGDANRQCLLDRTLCSESWLDLFPYAKLFHLDREWSDHAPIRLAFDRREIGGKTRTRFRFEQVWISIGKINRSLENKRRQLTRLNEGPRTEENVKKRRKRIAEIASLHKQEEQYWRQRSRALWLKDEDHNTKFFHSRAGERKKKNFIGRLVDDGGRKCIGNDEVARGANCYFQELFTSAEPSSFDDVLVSLDGRVTERMNRFLRAEYGEAEITKALNQMHPLKAPGPDGMNGLFYQTYWQDIGPNVEADVINTILQRYVVASGQLVNLEKTTVSFSRGVRAAQRTMVANRLGVTEVEDHARYLGLPTVIGRSKKVITDIIRDKLCKRLQGWRWNVV; this is encoded by the exons ATGGATTTTCATGTAAAAGAGGGAGGTAAAGAATGGAGGGTTACCGGCTTCTATGGGTGGCCTTCTGTGTCGGACCGCCATCTCTCGTGGGCTCTACTTCGCCTCCTACATGGTCAATCATCACTACCATGGATTTGCATAGGAGATTTCAATGAGATCTTATATTCTACTGAGATGAAAGGAGGGAGTCGGGCTCAATGGAAAATGAACAATTTCCAAGCGGCAATTGATGACTGTGGCCTTAAAGATATGGCGTGGGAAGGTTATGCGTATACTTTTGACAACGGACAAGCTGGAGATGCGAATAGACAATGTTTACTAGATCGGACTTTGTGTTCGGAATCCTGGTTGGACTTATTTCCTTATGCTAAATTGTTTCATCTTGATAGAGAGTGGTCCGATCATGCTCCTATACGCTTGGCTTTTGATAGACGTGAGATTGGTGGCAAAACGAGGACTCGGTTTAGGTTTGAACAAGTTTGG ATTAGTATTGGTAAGATAAATCGATCCCTTGAGAATAAAAGACGGCAGCTTACTCGGTTGAATGAAGGGCCACGAACCGAGGAGAATGTGAAGAAGCGAAGGAAACGCATTGCTGAAATCGCAAGTTTACATAAACAAGAGGAGCAATATTGGAGACAACGGTCTCGGGCTCTATGGCTTAAAGATGAGGATCATAATACAAAGTTCTTTCACTCAAGAGCTGGGGAGAGGAAAAAGAAGAATTTTATTGGTAGGCTCGTTGATGATGGAGGACGGAAATGTATAGGCAATGACGAAGTGGCGAGGGGGGCCAATTGTTACTTCCAGGAACTGTTCACCTCGGCGGAACCTTCGAGTTTTGATGATGTCCTAGTGAGTCTCGATGGGCGGGTTACGGAAAGGATGAATAGATTTCTGAGAGCTGAGTACGGGGAGGCCGAGATTACTAAAGCTCTTAACCAAATGCACCCGCTAAAAGCTCCAGGTCCAGATGGGATGAATGGTCTTTTTTATCAGACATATTGGCAAGATATTGGGCCTAATGTG GAGGCGGATGTTATTAATACCATTTTACAGAGATATGTGGTGGCCTCGGGACAGTTGGTGAACCTTGAAAAGACGACGGTCTCTTTTAGCAGAGGGGTGAGGGCGGCTCAACGTACTATGGTGGCGAACAGGTTGGGGGTGACAGAGGTGGAGGACCATGCCCGGTATCTTGGGCTTCCCACTGTGATAGGCCGGTCAAAGAAAGTTATCACGGATATTATTCGCGATAAATTGTGTAAAAGGTTACAAGGATGGCGCTGGAATGTTGTCTAG